The Pan paniscus chromosome 15, NHGRI_mPanPan1-v2.0_pri, whole genome shotgun sequence genome includes a window with the following:
- the LOC117975763 gene encoding ADP-ribosylation factor-like protein 6-interacting protein 1: MGKSLVFTCHHGLGFFGASIIYYLDPSVLSAVSSFVVFWCLADYLVPILAPNIFGSNKCTSNQQQKFHEICSNLLKTQCRAMDWWKQIFALKEEKPEMCFMAMIIYLAAVVWMGQQVHNLLLSYLIVTFLLLLPQLNQHGIISNHTGKAKGR; the protein is encoded by the coding sequence TTGGTTTCTTTGGTGCTTCAATTATCTACTATCTAGATCCATCTGTTCTGTCTGCTGTTTCCTCTTTTGTTGTGTTTTGGTGCTTGGCTGACTACCTTGTTCCCATTCTAGCACCTAACATTTTTGGCTCCAATAAATGCACCAGCAATCAACAGCAAAAATTCCATGAAATTTGCAGCAATCTACTAAAAACTCAATGCAGAGCTATGGACTGGTGGAAACAAATCTTCGCACTGAAGGAAGAAAAGCCTGAAATGTGTTTCATGGCCATGATCATTTATCTCGCTGCAGTTGTTTGGATGGGACAGCAAGTCCACAACCTGCTTCTCAGCTACCTGATAGTGACTTTCTTACTGTTGCTTCCTCAACTAAACCAACACGGAATCATTTCAAACCACACTGGAAAGGCCAAAGGGAGATAA